In a single window of the Natronosalvus caseinilyticus genome:
- a CDS encoding PrkA family serine protein kinase: protein MRGTDYVDAADRTLEETYEEPMSLAAYVDRIFETPSTASHASKYLLEAIEASGTREVIEEGEEKRRYRFFDDPGNDGEHAILGNTEVLNEFVDDLQSIAAGRAKDEKIIWFEGPTATGKSELKRCLVNGLRTYSKTPEGRRYTLEWNVDATDPDERGLSYGGNPAPSDDENWYESPVQVHPLAVFPEPVREELLEKLNAQLDDHVPISVDTRLDPFSREAYDYLEEQYRRRGTEGLFSAITDESHLRVKNYVVDVGSGIGVLHAEDDGRPKERLVGSWMHGMLQELDSRGRKNPQAFSYDGVLSQGNGVLTVVEDAAQHADLLQKLLNVPDERSVKLDKGIAMDVDTQMLIISNPDLEAQLNQHADRNGMDPLKALKRRLDKHEFGYLTNLSLETELIRRELTGETTIWEAEDYDDVAAKIREPITITVKESDGSLRERELAPHALEAAALYAVVTRLDEDGTPSGLDLIDKALLYDRGYLQEGDTRRDKDEFEFDDQSHDGEHGIPVTYTRDTLAELIQHEADRHHPDLPVADVVMPRDVLNAMAEGLADAPVFSTGERSEFENRVVPVKNYVYDQQESDVIEAIMHDQRVDEATVAEYVEHVYAWETDEALYNDRGEEIDPDPLKMKLFEVEHLGRFSEEAYESNLPREVVREFRREKVITALNRHAWEQRNEDFSVSDVDLTSIPVIRSVLESHDWDDVRRTFEDLDPHQWDNPPSGTETEAVKEATFERLVADFEYSPASAELTSRHVMGQVSYRWD, encoded by the coding sequence ATGCGCGGCACCGACTACGTCGACGCGGCCGACCGTACGCTCGAGGAGACCTACGAGGAGCCGATGAGCCTCGCGGCGTACGTCGACCGGATATTCGAGACGCCGTCGACGGCTTCCCACGCCTCGAAGTACCTGCTCGAGGCGATCGAGGCCAGCGGAACCCGGGAAGTGATCGAAGAGGGAGAAGAGAAGCGGCGCTACCGCTTCTTCGACGATCCCGGAAACGACGGTGAGCACGCGATCCTCGGCAACACTGAGGTGCTCAACGAGTTCGTCGACGACCTGCAGTCGATCGCTGCGGGCCGGGCGAAAGACGAGAAGATCATCTGGTTCGAGGGGCCGACGGCGACCGGGAAGTCCGAACTCAAGCGCTGCCTGGTCAACGGCCTGCGCACGTACTCGAAGACGCCCGAGGGTCGTCGGTACACCCTCGAGTGGAACGTCGACGCGACCGACCCGGACGAGCGGGGGCTGAGCTACGGCGGCAATCCCGCGCCGTCTGACGACGAGAACTGGTACGAGAGCCCGGTCCAGGTCCACCCGCTGGCCGTCTTTCCCGAGCCGGTCCGGGAGGAACTGCTCGAGAAACTGAACGCGCAACTGGACGACCACGTCCCGATCTCGGTCGACACCCGGCTCGACCCGTTCTCCAGGGAGGCCTACGACTACCTCGAGGAGCAGTACCGCCGCCGCGGCACCGAGGGGCTGTTCTCGGCGATCACCGACGAGAGTCACCTCCGGGTGAAGAACTACGTCGTGGACGTCGGCTCGGGAATCGGCGTCCTCCACGCGGAGGACGACGGTCGTCCGAAGGAGCGGCTGGTGGGGTCGTGGATGCACGGGATGCTCCAGGAACTCGACTCCCGCGGCCGGAAGAACCCGCAGGCGTTCAGCTACGACGGCGTCCTCTCGCAGGGCAACGGCGTCCTGACGGTGGTCGAGGACGCCGCCCAGCACGCCGACTTGCTCCAGAAGCTGCTCAACGTACCCGACGAGCGATCCGTGAAACTCGACAAGGGCATCGCGATGGACGTCGACACCCAGATGCTCATCATCTCCAACCCGGACCTCGAGGCCCAGCTGAACCAGCACGCCGACCGGAACGGAATGGACCCGCTGAAGGCGCTCAAGCGCCGTCTCGACAAACACGAGTTCGGCTACCTGACGAACCTGAGCCTCGAGACCGAGTTGATCCGCCGGGAACTCACCGGCGAGACGACCATCTGGGAGGCCGAGGACTACGACGACGTGGCCGCAAAGATCAGGGAACCGATCACCATCACGGTCAAGGAGAGCGACGGATCGTTGCGCGAACGCGAGCTCGCCCCGCACGCACTCGAGGCGGCGGCTCTCTACGCAGTCGTCACGCGCCTCGACGAGGACGGAACGCCCTCTGGACTCGACCTGATCGACAAGGCGCTGCTCTACGACCGGGGGTACCTGCAGGAGGGCGACACCCGTCGGGACAAAGACGAGTTCGAGTTCGACGACCAGAGCCACGACGGGGAGCACGGCATTCCGGTGACGTACACCCGCGATACGCTGGCCGAACTCATCCAGCACGAGGCGGACCGTCACCACCCCGACCTCCCGGTTGCCGACGTGGTCATGCCGCGCGACGTCCTGAACGCGATGGCCGAGGGACTGGCCGATGCCCCGGTGTTCTCGACGGGCGAACGCTCGGAGTTCGAGAACCGAGTCGTCCCCGTGAAGAACTACGTCTACGACCAGCAGGAGTCGGACGTCATCGAGGCTATCATGCACGACCAGCGCGTCGACGAGGCGACCGTCGCCGAGTACGTCGAGCACGTCTACGCCTGGGAGACCGACGAGGCACTCTACAACGACCGGGGCGAGGAGATCGACCCCGACCCGCTGAAGATGAAGCTCTTCGAGGTCGAACACCTTGGCCGGTTCTCCGAGGAGGCCTACGAGTCGAACCTGCCGCGGGAGGTCGTCAGGGAGTTCCGACGCGAGAAAGTCATCACGGCGCTCAACCGTCACGCGTGGGAACAGCGCAACGAGGACTTCTCCGTGTCGGACGTCGACCTGACGTCGATCCCCGTCATCAGGTCCGTCCTCGAGAGTCACGACTGGGACGACGTCAGGCGGACCTTCGAGGACCTCGACCCCCACCAGTGGGACAATCCTCCGAGTGGCACCGAGACTGAGGCCGTCAAGGAGGCAACGTTCGAGCGCCTGGTTGCAGACTTCGAGTACTCCCCGGCCTCGGCCGAGTTGACCAGCAGACACGTCATGGGACAGGTGAGTTACCGATGGGACTGA
- a CDS encoding DUF790 family protein, producing MLRKELLRVSRAGGGYHLQFADREHRPLAARVIGTFQGHVGEQRGTLEDALADLEADAPDFKLVRGFAALCEREATFETDAPFEPEQLRPAVFEAAEAVGVVTEDERAMALVGAAEGREVSADDLEAGLFADLEERQVLADLDVPWDPDDLVAQYNLSLAQTALFDATEVRVRSSDPKALISAVKRLRLMYEIEAPDTGNRVVIVTGPTALFRATRRYGTRFARLLRTVAKAEEWSLEATIDDRGTERTLTLSDADPVRVPDADPVAEVSFDSGVEVDFAARFTNLDLEWDLVREPEPLSTGTRAMIPDFAFDYRHDDFRVYFEIMGFWTPEYVEKKLGQLEGLEDVDMIVAVDESLGAGEAIEARDHRAIPFRGSVRLKDVADVLREYETDLIEASAASLPDELVPEEDVIALADLAARHGVGEDALEAVAYPDHERVGRSLVRPGVLTGLGEDLEAGLSLADAEEVLEEVGLSETSAALSRLGYRVEWEGLGGGVLHRSE from the coding sequence ATGCTGCGCAAGGAACTGCTCCGCGTCTCCCGGGCCGGCGGTGGCTATCACCTCCAGTTCGCCGACCGCGAGCACCGACCCCTGGCCGCCCGCGTCATCGGGACGTTCCAGGGTCACGTCGGGGAGCAGCGGGGAACGCTCGAGGACGCACTGGCCGACCTCGAGGCCGACGCACCCGACTTCAAACTCGTTCGGGGATTCGCCGCCCTGTGCGAGCGCGAGGCCACCTTCGAGACGGACGCACCCTTCGAGCCCGAACAGCTTCGGCCAGCGGTGTTCGAGGCGGCCGAAGCCGTCGGCGTCGTCACCGAGGACGAACGGGCGATGGCGCTCGTGGGCGCCGCGGAGGGACGCGAGGTGTCGGCGGACGACCTCGAGGCTGGCCTGTTCGCCGACCTCGAGGAACGCCAGGTGCTCGCCGATCTGGATGTCCCGTGGGATCCGGACGACCTCGTCGCCCAGTACAACCTTTCGCTGGCCCAGACGGCGCTGTTCGACGCGACCGAGGTCCGCGTCCGGTCGTCCGATCCGAAGGCGCTGATCTCGGCGGTCAAGCGACTTCGCCTGATGTACGAGATCGAAGCCCCCGATACCGGAAACCGGGTCGTGATCGTCACCGGGCCTACCGCACTCTTTCGAGCCACCAGACGGTACGGGACCCGGTTCGCTCGCCTCCTGCGTACCGTCGCGAAGGCCGAGGAGTGGTCGCTCGAGGCGACGATCGACGACCGGGGAACCGAGCGGACGCTCACGCTGTCGGACGCCGACCCCGTTCGGGTGCCCGACGCCGACCCGGTTGCCGAGGTGTCCTTCGACAGCGGCGTCGAGGTCGACTTCGCCGCCCGATTCACGAACCTGGACCTCGAGTGGGATCTGGTTCGCGAACCCGAACCCCTCTCGACGGGGACGCGGGCGATGATCCCCGACTTCGCGTTCGACTACCGCCACGACGACTTCCGGGTCTACTTCGAGATCATGGGCTTCTGGACGCCCGAGTACGTCGAGAAGAAACTCGGCCAGCTCGAGGGACTCGAGGACGTGGACATGATCGTGGCCGTCGACGAGTCACTCGGGGCCGGCGAGGCCATCGAGGCGAGGGACCACCGGGCGATTCCGTTCCGCGGATCGGTTCGGTTGAAAGACGTCGCCGACGTGCTCCGCGAGTACGAGACGGACCTGATCGAGGCCAGTGCGGCGAGCCTTCCGGACGAACTGGTCCCCGAGGAGGACGTGATCGCGCTGGCCGACCTCGCTGCGCGCCACGGCGTCGGGGAGGACGCCCTCGAGGCGGTGGCGTATCCCGATCACGAGCGCGTCGGGCGGTCGCTCGTTCGTCCCGGCGTGCTCACGGGGCTGGGAGAGGACCTCGAGGCCGGGCTCTCGCTGGCCGACGCAGAGGAGGTTCTCGAGGAGGTCGGACTCTCGGAGACGAGTGCGGCCCTCTCACGGCTGGGGTATCGCGTGGAGTGGGAGGGACTGGGCGGTGGGGTATTGCACCGAAGCGAGTAG
- a CDS encoding SpoVR family protein codes for MSNSDRFHKQAIAADLEEPVREARNLAQKLGLEPYPVKYWIVDYDEMNELIAYGGFQSRYPHWRWGMQYDRQQKQGQYGGGKAFEIVNNDNPAHAFLQESNTTADQKAVITHVEAHSDFFANNEWFGLFTGEAGDGDVNAAATLERHARAIADYMADPEIDRAEVEKWIDNALVLEDTIDQHAVFERHLEMDGPEEGLDDDLAEKLDQLGLSDEVRGEVFDDEWLAGLEDSDAGAEFPSEPQSDVLAFVREYGKQYDAESGKAREMEPWQRDVLDMMRTEAYYFAAQKMTKIMNEGWAAYWESTMMTDEGFAGDDEFLNYADHMAKVLASPGLNPYSLGMALWEYVENTTNRREVLEHLLRVEGISWRNLADVVDFEDVLEVLEPPAAIASITSDSLDALEDVPESWIDQEALEAARNDEIDVDRYPWKVLTHEGLARRHYSLVKPQNRGFLGRVSQNDLESIGRYLFDDARYASVEEALADVDCSAGWDRMLDVRESHNDVTFLDAFLTQEFITANDYFTYEHSRATGQFHVSSVDAEDVKKKLLLQFTNFGKPSIAVYDGNYDNANELLLGHRYNGVMLDISQAKATLERVFELWGRPVNLLTIVKEVDDHDVEVARRRNREPEAKEVGKRIRYDGEEVTVEDVPWEAVEHLTADDVDYDTKPEEWLA; via the coding sequence ATGAGTAATTCCGATCGATTCCACAAACAGGCGATCGCCGCCGACCTCGAGGAACCCGTCCGCGAGGCGCGCAACCTCGCCCAGAAACTCGGCCTCGAGCCCTACCCGGTGAAGTACTGGATCGTCGACTACGACGAGATGAACGAACTCATTGCCTACGGGGGCTTCCAGTCGCGCTATCCCCACTGGCGGTGGGGAATGCAGTACGACCGCCAGCAGAAGCAGGGCCAGTACGGCGGCGGCAAGGCCTTCGAGATCGTCAACAACGACAACCCGGCCCACGCCTTCCTCCAGGAGTCGAACACGACGGCCGACCAGAAGGCCGTCATCACCCACGTCGAGGCCCACTCGGACTTCTTCGCGAACAACGAGTGGTTCGGCCTTTTCACGGGGGAGGCAGGCGACGGCGACGTCAACGCCGCCGCCACGCTCGAGCGCCATGCCCGAGCCATCGCCGACTACATGGCCGACCCCGAAATCGACCGCGCCGAGGTCGAAAAGTGGATCGATAACGCGCTCGTCCTGGAGGACACGATCGACCAGCACGCGGTCTTCGAGCGTCACCTCGAGATGGACGGACCCGAGGAAGGCCTCGACGACGACCTCGCCGAAAAGCTCGACCAGCTGGGGCTCTCCGACGAGGTGAGAGGCGAGGTCTTCGACGACGAGTGGCTCGCGGGGCTCGAGGATTCGGATGCGGGAGCCGAGTTCCCGAGCGAACCGCAGTCCGACGTGCTCGCGTTCGTCCGCGAGTACGGCAAGCAGTACGACGCGGAGTCGGGGAAAGCCCGCGAGATGGAACCCTGGCAACGCGACGTCCTCGACATGATGCGCACCGAGGCGTACTACTTCGCCGCCCAGAAGATGACGAAGATCATGAACGAGGGCTGGGCGGCCTACTGGGAGTCGACGATGATGACCGATGAGGGCTTCGCCGGCGACGACGAGTTCCTCAACTACGCCGACCACATGGCGAAGGTGCTCGCCTCGCCGGGACTCAACCCCTACAGCCTGGGCATGGCCCTGTGGGAGTACGTCGAGAACACCACCAATCGTCGAGAGGTGCTCGAGCACCTGCTCCGCGTAGAAGGCATCTCCTGGCGCAACCTCGCAGACGTCGTCGACTTCGAGGACGTGCTCGAGGTACTCGAGCCGCCGGCCGCAATCGCTTCGATCACCAGCGACTCACTCGACGCGCTCGAGGACGTGCCCGAATCCTGGATCGACCAGGAGGCCCTCGAGGCCGCCCGCAACGACGAGATCGACGTCGATCGCTACCCCTGGAAGGTGTTGACCCACGAGGGACTCGCCCGGCGCCACTACTCGCTCGTGAAACCCCAGAATCGCGGCTTCCTGGGTCGCGTCAGCCAGAACGACCTCGAGTCGATCGGACGCTACCTGTTCGACGACGCCCGCTACGCGTCGGTCGAGGAGGCGCTCGCGGACGTCGACTGCAGCGCCGGCTGGGACCGAATGCTGGACGTCCGGGAGAGCCACAACGACGTCACCTTCCTCGACGCCTTCCTGACCCAGGAGTTCATCACCGCGAACGACTACTTCACTTACGAGCACTCGCGGGCGACCGGCCAGTTCCACGTCTCGAGCGTCGACGCCGAGGACGTCAAGAAGAAACTCCTGTTGCAGTTCACCAACTTCGGGAAGCCGAGCATCGCCGTCTACGACGGCAACTACGACAACGCGAACGAACTCCTGCTGGGCCACCGGTACAACGGCGTGATGCTCGACATCTCACAGGCGAAGGCCACGCTCGAGCGCGTGTTCGAGCTGTGGGGTCGACCCGTGAACCTGCTGACGATCGTGAAGGAAGTCGACGATCACGACGTGGAGGTAGCCAGGCGACGAAATCGGGAGCCTGAAGCCAAAGAGGTAGGCAAGCGCATCCGGTACGACGGCGAGGAAGTAACGGTGGAGGACGTCCCCTGGGAGGCCGTCGAACACCTCACCGCCGACGACGTCGACTACGACACGAAGCCCGAGGAGTGGCTGGCCTGA
- a CDS encoding TIGR00341 family protein — protein sequence MRLVELLIPKQKREAVEETLKDEDIAFTLVEEGSRDEPSVVITFPLPAPAVESVLDELRDVGIDEDSYTVILEAETVVSEKYDALEERYAQNTARISREELQAQAKDLTPRFSTYLVMTVMSVVVATAGLLLDSPAVVVGSMVIAPLIGPALGASVGTVINDRALFRRGIKLQAIGLGIGVVTAAAFAFVARTTGLVSPMIEIFEISEIQGRLSPDILSLVIAVGAGVAGAWTLTAGTSAALVGVMIAAALVPPLGVVGIGIAWGLPNVALAAGVLVLVNILVINITSLAVLWYKGYRPENWFQQDEARVSTKKRAVVLVVTIVALSVILGGVTYDTYRTGMYEEDVTSDVAAVLDSPEYADLTLIDVTIEYTDPVPPRQPERVVVTVGYPVGTDPPQVAEALQSRESIHTESAIRLPTGSLVEPQRPEVVVYYREEG from the coding sequence ATGCGACTCGTGGAGCTTTTGATCCCGAAGCAAAAGCGTGAAGCCGTCGAGGAGACGCTCAAGGACGAAGATATCGCGTTCACCCTCGTTGAGGAGGGGAGTCGTGATGAGCCCTCGGTCGTCATTACGTTCCCGTTGCCGGCTCCCGCAGTCGAATCTGTCCTCGACGAACTTCGAGACGTCGGGATCGACGAGGATTCGTACACAGTGATCCTCGAGGCAGAAACCGTCGTCTCAGAGAAGTACGACGCTCTCGAAGAGCGGTACGCGCAGAACACCGCGCGCATCTCCCGTGAGGAGCTCCAGGCCCAGGCGAAGGACCTTACTCCCCGGTTTAGCACGTATCTCGTTATGACGGTTATGAGTGTGGTCGTCGCGACCGCCGGCCTGTTACTCGATTCACCGGCGGTCGTGGTCGGATCGATGGTGATTGCGCCGTTGATCGGACCGGCCCTCGGTGCGAGCGTCGGCACGGTCATCAACGATCGCGCGCTGTTTCGTCGCGGGATCAAGCTCCAGGCGATCGGGCTCGGTATCGGCGTCGTCACGGCCGCCGCCTTCGCGTTCGTCGCCCGGACGACCGGACTCGTCTCACCGATGATCGAAATCTTCGAAATTTCGGAGATCCAGGGCCGGCTAAGCCCCGATATACTCTCACTCGTCATCGCGGTCGGCGCCGGGGTAGCGGGAGCGTGGACGCTCACTGCGGGCACGTCCGCCGCTCTCGTCGGCGTCATGATCGCAGCGGCACTCGTTCCGCCACTGGGCGTCGTCGGCATCGGTATCGCGTGGGGCCTCCCGAACGTCGCACTTGCCGCGGGCGTCCTCGTTCTGGTCAACATTCTGGTGATCAATATCACCAGTCTCGCCGTTCTCTGGTACAAGGGCTATCGGCCGGAGAACTGGTTTCAGCAGGACGAAGCGCGCGTTTCCACCAAAAAACGCGCCGTCGTACTCGTCGTCACGATCGTCGCGCTTTCGGTGATTCTCGGCGGGGTAACCTACGATACCTACCGAACCGGGATGTACGAAGAGGACGTCACCAGCGACGTGGCCGCCGTGCTCGATTCGCCCGAATATGCCGACCTCACGCTCATCGACGTGACGATCGAATACACCGATCCGGTCCCACCTCGTCAACCGGAACGCGTCGTCGTCACGGTCGGCTATCCGGTCGGCACCGACCCGCCACAGGTCGCCGAAGCGCTGCAATCTCGAGAGAGCATTCACACCGAATCAGCGATACGCCTTCCGACGGGGTCGCTCGTCGAGCCCCAGCGTCCCGAAGTGGTGGTATATTACAGGGAGGAGGGGTAG
- a CDS encoding DUF5820 family protein, producing the protein MSDFADLPEGWVVWSDQDDGRVVLAYRPDVFDADEYPAACLPTLYLTHGRRSRRPGVNPGDQNAKRDWHVTLYLEPEVHLRETNRFPTREEAVECTLDLAERFVAGQIDFREIYQVPRERYLDALEELTDGGGGGDGD; encoded by the coding sequence ATGAGCGACTTCGCGGACCTCCCCGAGGGCTGGGTCGTCTGGAGCGACCAGGACGACGGTCGAGTCGTCCTCGCCTATCGACCCGACGTGTTCGACGCAGACGAGTACCCGGCCGCGTGTCTCCCGACGCTGTATCTCACTCACGGCCGCCGGTCGCGCCGTCCGGGCGTCAACCCGGGCGACCAGAACGCGAAACGTGACTGGCACGTCACCCTCTACCTCGAGCCGGAGGTCCACCTCCGAGAGACCAACCGATTCCCGACCAGGGAGGAGGCCGTCGAGTGTACGCTCGACCTGGCCGAGCGCTTCGTTGCGGGCCAGATTGACTTCCGCGAGATTTACCAGGTGCCACGCGAGCGGTACCTCGACGCGCTCGAGGAGTTGACCGACGGTGGCGGTGGCGGCGACGGCGACTGA
- a CDS encoding PrkA family serine protein kinase gives MTSDIETLETLSSDYKASVPEDLRETRSFDWYLEACYEDPKITRNAHQRVADMFDFYGTSYDETEGVVEYRLASEDPLGDGENTFYGTVIHQSIHEFVNKVKSGARRLGPERRIKLLLGPVGSGKSHFDKQVRKYFEDYTLREEGRMYTFRWTNLGDVIRDQDPTDDTVRSPMNQDPLVLLPLEQRQTVIDDLNERLDAPYTIRNEQSLDPESEFYMDKLLAHYDDDLQQVLANHVDIVRLVADENKRQCLETFEPKDKKNQDETELTGDVNYSKIAIYGESDPRAFDYSGAFCNANRGIFSGEELLKLQREFLYDFLHATQEMTIKPKNNPRIDIDQVIVGRTNMPEYKDKKGDEKMEAFNDRTKRIDFPYVLSYEQESQIYDKMLANADVPDINVEPHTLEMAGLFGVLTRIEEPDTETVDLLSKAKAYNGEIDEGDDLDVKKLREEAARKAEIGEGMVGVSPRFIGDEIAEAIMDSKHRSRGFLSPLTVFNFFEENLEHHGSIPEENFERYYRYLEMVREEYRERAIEDVRHALAYDVDEIQRQGEKYMDHVMAYIDDDTIEDSLTGREQEPDETFLRSVEEKLNVPEDRKNDFRQEVSNWVSRRAREGDTFNPQDNERLRRALERKLWEDKKHNINFSALVSANEFDDDERSAWIDALIEQGYSEAGAKEVLEFAGAEVAKAEIED, from the coding sequence ATGACTAGTGACATCGAAACCCTCGAGACGCTGAGCAGCGATTACAAAGCATCCGTCCCCGAAGACCTCCGGGAGACGCGATCCTTCGACTGGTACCTCGAGGCGTGCTACGAGGACCCGAAGATTACGCGAAACGCCCACCAGCGCGTCGCGGACATGTTCGACTTCTACGGAACGTCCTACGACGAGACAGAGGGCGTCGTCGAATACCGCCTCGCGAGCGAAGACCCGCTGGGTGACGGCGAGAACACGTTCTACGGGACCGTTATCCACCAGTCGATCCACGAGTTCGTCAACAAGGTCAAATCCGGCGCCCGGCGACTGGGTCCGGAACGACGGATCAAACTCCTGCTCGGCCCGGTGGGCTCCGGGAAATCGCACTTCGACAAGCAGGTGCGCAAGTACTTCGAGGACTACACGCTCCGCGAGGAGGGTCGGATGTACACCTTCCGCTGGACCAACCTCGGCGACGTGATCCGCGACCAGGACCCGACCGACGACACGGTCCGCTCGCCGATGAACCAGGATCCTCTCGTCCTCCTGCCGCTCGAACAGCGCCAGACGGTGATCGACGACCTCAACGAGCGACTCGACGCGCCGTACACGATCCGCAACGAGCAGAGCCTCGATCCCGAGAGCGAGTTCTACATGGACAAACTACTCGCTCACTACGACGACGACCTCCAGCAAGTGCTCGCGAACCACGTCGACATCGTTCGCCTCGTCGCCGACGAGAACAAACGCCAGTGCCTCGAGACGTTCGAGCCCAAAGACAAGAAGAACCAGGACGAGACCGAGTTGACCGGCGACGTCAACTACTCGAAGATCGCCATCTACGGCGAGTCCGACCCGCGCGCGTTCGACTACTCGGGGGCGTTCTGTAACGCGAACCGCGGCATCTTCTCCGGCGAGGAGTTACTGAAACTCCAGCGGGAGTTCCTCTACGACTTCCTCCACGCCACCCAGGAGATGACGATCAAGCCGAAGAACAACCCCCGGATCGACATCGACCAGGTGATCGTCGGCCGGACGAACATGCCCGAGTACAAGGACAAGAAGGGCGACGAGAAGATGGAGGCGTTCAACGACCGGACCAAACGGATCGACTTCCCGTACGTCCTCTCCTACGAACAGGAGTCCCAGATCTACGACAAGATGCTCGCTAACGCCGACGTGCCCGACATCAACGTCGAGCCCCATACCCTCGAGATGGCGGGCCTGTTCGGCGTCCTCACCCGGATCGAGGAACCCGACACCGAGACGGTCGACCTGCTCTCGAAGGCGAAGGCCTACAACGGCGAGATCGACGAAGGTGACGACTTAGACGTCAAAAAACTCCGCGAGGAAGCCGCCCGCAAAGCCGAGATCGGCGAGGGAATGGTCGGCGTCTCACCCCGGTTCATCGGCGACGAGATCGCCGAGGCGATCATGGACTCGAAACACCGTTCGCGGGGGTTCCTCTCGCCGCTGACGGTGTTCAACTTCTTCGAGGAGAACCTCGAGCACCACGGCTCGATCCCGGAGGAGAACTTCGAGCGCTACTACCGCTACCTCGAGATGGTTCGCGAGGAGTACCGAGAGCGCGCCATCGAGGACGTCCGCCACGCGCTGGCCTACGACGTCGACGAGATCCAGCGCCAGGGCGAGAAGTACATGGACCACGTCATGGCCTACATCGACGACGACACCATCGAGGACTCCCTGACGGGTCGCGAGCAGGAACCCGACGAGACGTTCCTGCGCTCGGTCGAGGAGAAACTCAACGTGCCCGAGGACCGCAAGAACGACTTCCGCCAGGAAGTGTCGAACTGGGTCTCCCGGCGCGCCCGCGAGGGTGACACGTTCAACCCGCAGGACAACGAGCGTCTGCGCCGCGCCCTCGAGCGCAAGCTCTGGGAGGACAAGAAGCACAACATCAACTTCTCCGCGCTGGTGAGCGCCAACGAGTTCGACGACGACGAGCGTAGCGCCTGGATCGACGCCCTCATCGAACAGGGCTACTCCGAAGCCGGCGCGAAGGAGGTGCTCGAGTTCGCCGGCGCGGAGGTCGCCAAGGCCGAAATCGAGGACTAA
- a CDS encoding DUF444 family protein, producing the protein MGLRDDLDRFREVGEERREDLSEFIQYGDLSGGGRNDIQIPIKIVSLPGFEYDQRDQGGVGQGDGDTPDVGQPVGQPQPQPGDGDDGEEGEPGEEGGEHEYYEMDPEEFAQELDEELGLDLEPKGKRVIEEKEGPYTDLTRSGPDSTLDFERMFKEGLKRKLTMDFDEEFVREVCKVEEITPREVFEWARGENLPVSMAWIEDAHAEVADERGAWASIEEVEENVERETIHEQIRRDGIKHVPFRREDERYRFPEIIEEKEKNVVVVNIRDVSGSMREKKRELVERTFTPLDWYLTGKYDNAEFLYIAHDADAWEVEREEFFGIRSGGGTRISSAYELAQELLEEYPWSDWNRYVFAAGDSENSSNDTEEGVIPLMESIPANLHAYVETQPSGNAINATHAEELERHFGDTDDVAVAYVNSEEDVTDAIYRILSTEAGDSDE; encoded by the coding sequence ATGGGACTGAGAGACGACCTCGACCGATTCCGCGAAGTGGGCGAAGAGCGCCGCGAAGACCTCTCGGAGTTCATCCAGTACGGCGATCTGAGCGGCGGCGGACGAAACGACATCCAGATCCCGATCAAGATCGTCTCCCTGCCGGGATTCGAGTACGATCAGCGCGACCAGGGCGGCGTCGGGCAGGGCGACGGCGATACTCCGGACGTTGGCCAGCCGGTCGGCCAGCCGCAGCCCCAGCCCGGCGACGGCGACGACGGTGAGGAGGGCGAGCCCGGCGAGGAGGGCGGTGAACACGAGTACTACGAGATGGACCCCGAGGAGTTCGCCCAGGAACTCGACGAGGAACTCGGCCTGGACTTAGAGCCGAAGGGCAAGCGCGTCATCGAGGAGAAAGAGGGGCCGTACACGGACCTCACGCGTTCCGGGCCGGACAGCACGCTCGACTTCGAGCGCATGTTCAAAGAGGGGCTCAAACGCAAGCTGACGATGGACTTCGACGAGGAGTTCGTCCGCGAGGTTTGCAAGGTCGAGGAGATCACCCCGCGGGAAGTTTTCGAGTGGGCGCGCGGCGAGAACCTGCCCGTGTCGATGGCCTGGATCGAGGACGCCCACGCCGAGGTGGCCGACGAGCGCGGCGCATGGGCCTCCATCGAGGAGGTCGAAGAAAACGTCGAGCGCGAGACGATCCACGAGCAGATTCGACGCGACGGCATCAAGCACGTCCCGTTCCGACGCGAGGACGAACGCTATCGCTTCCCCGAGATCATCGAGGAGAAAGAGAAGAACGTCGTCGTCGTCAACATCCGGGACGTCTCGGGGTCGATGCGCGAGAAGAAACGGGAACTGGTCGAACGAACATTTACGCCGCTCGACTGGTACCTCACCGGGAAGTACGACAACGCCGAATTCCTCTACATCGCCCACGACGCCGACGCCTGGGAGGTCGAACGCGAGGAGTTCTTCGGCATCCGCTCCGGTGGGGGAACCCGCATTTCGAGCGCGTACGAACTCGCCCAGGAACTCCTCGAGGAGTACCCCTGGAGCGACTGGAACCGCTACGTCTTCGCCGCCGGCGACTCCGAGAACTCGAGCAACGACACCGAGGAGGGCGTCATCCCACTGATGGAGTCGATTCCGGCGAACCTCCACGCCTACGTGGAGACCCAGCCCAGCGGCAACGCCATCAACGCGACTCACGCCGAGGAACTCGAGCGCCACTTCGGCGATACCGACGACGTCGCGGTGGCGTACGTCAACAGCGAGGAGGACGTCACCGACGCGATTTACCGCATCCTCAGCACCGAAGCGGGTGATTCAGATGAGTAA